A region of Lagenorhynchus albirostris chromosome 20, mLagAlb1.1, whole genome shotgun sequence DNA encodes the following proteins:
- the FLOT2 gene encoding flotillin-2 isoform X2: MGNCHTVGPNEALVVSGGCCGSDYKQYVFGGWAWAWWCISDTQRLSLEVMTILCRCENIETSEGVPLFVTGVAQVKIMTEKELLAVACEQFLGKSVQDIKNVVLQTLEGHLRSILGTLTVEQIYQDRDQFAKLVREVAAPDVGRMGIEILSFTIKDVYDKVDYLSSLGKTQTAVVQRDADIGVAEAERDAGIREAECKKEMLDVKFMADTKIADSKRAFELQKSAFSEEVNIKTAEAQLAYELQGAREQQKIRQEEIEIEVVQRKKQIAVEAQEILRTDKELIATVRCPAEAEAHRIQQIAEGEKVKQVLLAQAEAEKIRRIGEAEAAVIEAMGKAEAERMKLKAEAYQKYGDAAKMALVLEALPRIAAKISAPLTKVDEIVVLSGDNSKVTSEVNRLLAELPASVHALTGVDLSKIPLIKKATGAQV; this comes from the exons ACTGTCTCTGGAGGTTATGACCATCCTGTGTCGCTGTGAGAATATTGAGACGTCGGAGGGGGTCCCGCTATTCGTAACAGGGGTTGCACAG GTGAAGATCATGACCGAGAAGGAGCTCCTGGCCGTGGCCTGCGAGCAGTTCCTGGGCAAGAGTGTGCAGGACATCAAGAACGTCGTCCTGCAGACCCTGGAGGGGCACCTGCGCTCCATCCTCG GGACCCTGACAGTGGAGCAGATCTATCAGGATCGGGACCAGTTTGCCAAGCTGGTGCGGGAGGTGGCAGCCCCCGACGTCGGCCGCATGGGCATCGAGATCCTCAGCTTCACCATCAAG gacGTGTATGACAAAGTGGACTATCTGAGCTCCCTGGGCAAGACGCAGACTGCTGTGGTACAGAGAGATGCCGACATCGGAGTGGCCGAGGCTGAGAGGGATGCAGGCATCCGG GAAGCCGAGTGCAAGAAGGAGATGCTGGACGTGAAGTTCATGGCAGACACCAAGATCGCCGACTCCAAGCGAGCCTTCGAGCTGCAAAAGTCAGCCTTCAGCGAGGAGGTCAACATCAAG ACGGCTGAGGCCCAGCTAGCTTACGAGCTACAAGGGGCCCGTGAGCAGCAGAAGATCCGGCAGGAAGAGATTGAGATTGAGGTCGTGCAGCGCAAGAAGCAGATTGCAGTGGAGGCGCAGGAGATCCTGCGCACAGACAAGGAGCTCATAGCCACAGTGCGCTGCCCCGCCGAGGCCGAGGCCCACCGCATACAGCAGATCGCCGAGGGCGAGAA GGTGAAGCAGGTCCTCTTGGCACAGGCAGAGGCTGAGAAGATCCGCAGAATCGGGGAGGCGGAGGCAGCAGTCATCGAGGCGATGGGCAAGGCAGAGGCTGAGCGGATGAAACTCAAGGCTGAGGCCTACCAGAAATACGGGGACGCAGCCAAGATGGCCTTGGTGCTGGAGGCCCTGCCCCGG ATTGCTGCCAAAATCTCCGCCCCCCTGACCAAAGTCGATGAGATTGTGGTCCTCAGTGGGGACAACAGCAAGGTGACCTCAGAGGTGAACCGACTGCTGGCCGAGCTGCCTGCCTCTGTGCACGCCCTCACGGGCGTGGACCTGTCTAAG ATACCGCTGATCAAGAAGGCCACCGGTGCACAGGTGTGA
- the FLOT2 gene encoding flotillin-2 isoform X1: MGNCHTVGPNEALVVSGGCCGSDYKQYVFGGWAWAWWCISDTQRISLEIMTLQPRCEDVETAEGVALTVTGVAQVKIMTEKELLAVACEQFLGKSVQDIKNVVLQTLEGHLRSILGTLTVEQIYQDRDQFAKLVREVAAPDVGRMGIEILSFTIKDVYDKVDYLSSLGKTQTAVVQRDADIGVAEAERDAGIREAECKKEMLDVKFMADTKIADSKRAFELQKSAFSEEVNIKTAEAQLAYELQGAREQQKIRQEEIEIEVVQRKKQIAVEAQEILRTDKELIATVRCPAEAEAHRIQQIAEGEKVKQVLLAQAEAEKIRRIGEAEAAVIEAMGKAEAERMKLKAEAYQKYGDAAKMALVLEALPRIAAKISAPLTKVDEIVVLSGDNSKVTSEVNRLLAELPASVHALTGVDLSKIPLIKKATGAQV; the protein is encoded by the exons GATTTCCCTAGAGATTATGACGTTGCAGCCCCGCTGCGAGGACGTAGAGACGGCCGAGGGGGTAGCTTTAACTGTGACGGGTGTCGCCCAG GTGAAGATCATGACCGAGAAGGAGCTCCTGGCCGTGGCCTGCGAGCAGTTCCTGGGCAAGAGTGTGCAGGACATCAAGAACGTCGTCCTGCAGACCCTGGAGGGGCACCTGCGCTCCATCCTCG GGACCCTGACAGTGGAGCAGATCTATCAGGATCGGGACCAGTTTGCCAAGCTGGTGCGGGAGGTGGCAGCCCCCGACGTCGGCCGCATGGGCATCGAGATCCTCAGCTTCACCATCAAG gacGTGTATGACAAAGTGGACTATCTGAGCTCCCTGGGCAAGACGCAGACTGCTGTGGTACAGAGAGATGCCGACATCGGAGTGGCCGAGGCTGAGAGGGATGCAGGCATCCGG GAAGCCGAGTGCAAGAAGGAGATGCTGGACGTGAAGTTCATGGCAGACACCAAGATCGCCGACTCCAAGCGAGCCTTCGAGCTGCAAAAGTCAGCCTTCAGCGAGGAGGTCAACATCAAG ACGGCTGAGGCCCAGCTAGCTTACGAGCTACAAGGGGCCCGTGAGCAGCAGAAGATCCGGCAGGAAGAGATTGAGATTGAGGTCGTGCAGCGCAAGAAGCAGATTGCAGTGGAGGCGCAGGAGATCCTGCGCACAGACAAGGAGCTCATAGCCACAGTGCGCTGCCCCGCCGAGGCCGAGGCCCACCGCATACAGCAGATCGCCGAGGGCGAGAA GGTGAAGCAGGTCCTCTTGGCACAGGCAGAGGCTGAGAAGATCCGCAGAATCGGGGAGGCGGAGGCAGCAGTCATCGAGGCGATGGGCAAGGCAGAGGCTGAGCGGATGAAACTCAAGGCTGAGGCCTACCAGAAATACGGGGACGCAGCCAAGATGGCCTTGGTGCTGGAGGCCCTGCCCCGG ATTGCTGCCAAAATCTCCGCCCCCCTGACCAAAGTCGATGAGATTGTGGTCCTCAGTGGGGACAACAGCAAGGTGACCTCAGAGGTGAACCGACTGCTGGCCGAGCTGCCTGCCTCTGTGCACGCCCTCACGGGCGTGGACCTGTCTAAG ATACCGCTGATCAAGAAGGCCACCGGTGCACAGGTGTGA
- the FLOT2 gene encoding flotillin-2 isoform X3 encodes MTLQPRCEDVETAEGVALTVTGVAQVKIMTEKELLAVACEQFLGKSVQDIKNVVLQTLEGHLRSILGTLTVEQIYQDRDQFAKLVREVAAPDVGRMGIEILSFTIKDVYDKVDYLSSLGKTQTAVVQRDADIGVAEAERDAGIREAECKKEMLDVKFMADTKIADSKRAFELQKSAFSEEVNIKTAEAQLAYELQGAREQQKIRQEEIEIEVVQRKKQIAVEAQEILRTDKELIATVRCPAEAEAHRIQQIAEGEKVKQVLLAQAEAEKIRRIGEAEAAVIEAMGKAEAERMKLKAEAYQKYGDAAKMALVLEALPRIAAKISAPLTKVDEIVVLSGDNSKVTSEVNRLLAELPASVHALTGVDLSKIPLIKKATGAQV; translated from the exons ATGACGTTGCAGCCCCGCTGCGAGGACGTAGAGACGGCCGAGGGGGTAGCTTTAACTGTGACGGGTGTCGCCCAG GTGAAGATCATGACCGAGAAGGAGCTCCTGGCCGTGGCCTGCGAGCAGTTCCTGGGCAAGAGTGTGCAGGACATCAAGAACGTCGTCCTGCAGACCCTGGAGGGGCACCTGCGCTCCATCCTCG GGACCCTGACAGTGGAGCAGATCTATCAGGATCGGGACCAGTTTGCCAAGCTGGTGCGGGAGGTGGCAGCCCCCGACGTCGGCCGCATGGGCATCGAGATCCTCAGCTTCACCATCAAG gacGTGTATGACAAAGTGGACTATCTGAGCTCCCTGGGCAAGACGCAGACTGCTGTGGTACAGAGAGATGCCGACATCGGAGTGGCCGAGGCTGAGAGGGATGCAGGCATCCGG GAAGCCGAGTGCAAGAAGGAGATGCTGGACGTGAAGTTCATGGCAGACACCAAGATCGCCGACTCCAAGCGAGCCTTCGAGCTGCAAAAGTCAGCCTTCAGCGAGGAGGTCAACATCAAG ACGGCTGAGGCCCAGCTAGCTTACGAGCTACAAGGGGCCCGTGAGCAGCAGAAGATCCGGCAGGAAGAGATTGAGATTGAGGTCGTGCAGCGCAAGAAGCAGATTGCAGTGGAGGCGCAGGAGATCCTGCGCACAGACAAGGAGCTCATAGCCACAGTGCGCTGCCCCGCCGAGGCCGAGGCCCACCGCATACAGCAGATCGCCGAGGGCGAGAA GGTGAAGCAGGTCCTCTTGGCACAGGCAGAGGCTGAGAAGATCCGCAGAATCGGGGAGGCGGAGGCAGCAGTCATCGAGGCGATGGGCAAGGCAGAGGCTGAGCGGATGAAACTCAAGGCTGAGGCCTACCAGAAATACGGGGACGCAGCCAAGATGGCCTTGGTGCTGGAGGCCCTGCCCCGG ATTGCTGCCAAAATCTCCGCCCCCCTGACCAAAGTCGATGAGATTGTGGTCCTCAGTGGGGACAACAGCAAGGTGACCTCAGAGGTGAACCGACTGCTGGCCGAGCTGCCTGCCTCTGTGCACGCCCTCACGGGCGTGGACCTGTCTAAG ATACCGCTGATCAAGAAGGCCACCGGTGCACAGGTGTGA